A single Ischnura elegans chromosome 13 unlocalized genomic scaffold, ioIscEleg1.1 SUPER_13_unloc_4, whole genome shotgun sequence DNA region contains:
- the LOC124173017 gene encoding zinc finger protein 260-like → MEIPSGTSNLDPNDESSMGKDESFTVPASREESNNSCESETLTGLERKRRGPMQKVNAPDLEICGGIGERKTAERVGSSDGDGKPYTKNMSSESTTSCARNLQNHAVGGAKGGPFNCSVCNKSFTLRSSLSNHMRSHKERKPYPCTICSKSFASKSRITKHLRTHTDEKPFSCSDCMKSFSFKGNLMTHLRTHTGEKPFSCNYCTKAFTKKENLILHTRVHTGEKPFSCNYCSKTFTGKDNLTQHLRVHTGKRPFTCEICSKSFASKSYITQHMRTHTEEKPFSCSDCAKSFSLKCNLIQHLRTHTGEKPFSCNYCAKAFSIKKKLILHLRVHTGEKPFSCNYCSKAYTRKNTLVQHMHTHTGEKPFSCNYCAKTFTRKEKLIEHSRLHTGEKPFSCKYCTKTFSRKDKLVQHMHVHTGEKPFSCNYCAKTFTRKNKLVEHTRVHTGEKPFSCNYCSKTFTRKDNLIQHSRVHTGKRPFTCEICSKSFASKSYITQHMRTHTEEKPFSCSDCTKSFSLKCNLIQHLRTHTGEKPFSCNYCAKAFSIKKKLILHLRAHTGEKPFSCNYCSKAYTRKNTLVQHMHTHTGEKPFSCDYCAKTFRIKQKLILHLRVHTGEKPFSCKYCTKTFSRKDKLVQHMHMHTGEKPFSCNYCAKTFTRKNKLVEHSRVHTGEKPFSCNYCTKTFSRKDKLVQHTRTHTA, encoded by the coding sequence ATGGAAATTCCTTCTGGTACCAGCAATTTGGATCCTAATGATGAATCATCCATGGGAAAAGATGAGTCTTTCACAGTCCCCGCATCaagagaagaaagtaataattcttGTGAGTCTGAGACATTGACGGGATTGGAAAGGAAAAGACGAGGGCCGATGCAAAAAGTAAATGCGCCTGATTTAGAAATCTGTGGTGGAATTGGAGAGAGGAAAACTGCGGAACGAGTGGGAAGTTCTGATGGGGATGGGAAACCATACACAAAGAATATGTCCTCAGAGTCCACCACCTCTTGCGCGAGAAACCTCCAAAATCACGCGGTAGGAGGCGCAAAAGGAGGGCCTTTCAATTGCAGCGTCTGCAACAAGTCGTTCACGCTGAGGAGCAGTCTTAGCAATCACATGCGTtcacacaaagaaagaaaaccttATCCCTGTACGATCTGCAGCAAGTCTTTCGCTTCGAAGTCTCGCATAACTAAACACTTGCGCACACATACGgatgagaagcctttttcatgtagtgaTTGCATGAAGTCTTTCTCTTTTAAAGGCAACCTTATGACGCATTTGCGCACCCACACGggggagaagcccttttcgtgcaattattgcacaAAGGCTTTCACTAAAAAGGAGAATCTCATCCTACACACacgtgtacacacaggggagaagcctttttcatgtaattattgcTCAAAGACTTTCACTGGAAAGGACAATCTCACCCAACACTTGCGTGTACACACAGGCAAGAGACCGTTTACATGCGAGATTTGCAGCAAGTCTTTTGCCTCGAAGTCTTACATTACTCAACACATGCGCACGCACACGGAAGAGAAACCATTTTCATGCAGTGATTGCGcaaagtctttctctcttaaatGCAACCTCATACAACATTTGCGCacccacacaggggagaagcctttttcttgcaattattgcgcaaaggctttcagtataaaaaagaaactcatcctacacttgcgtgtacacacaggggagaagccctTTTCATGCAATTATTGCTCAAAGGCATACACTAGAAAAAATACACTCGTCCAACACATGCATacgcacacaggggagaagcctttttcgtgcaattattgcgcaaagactttcactagaaaggaaAAACTCATCGAACACTCGCGtttacacacaggagagaagcctttttcgtgcaaaTATTGCACAAAGACTTTCTCCAGAAAGGACAAACTCGTCCAACACATGCATGtgcacacaggggagaagcctttttcgtgcaattattgcgcaaagacttTCACTAGAAAGAACAAACTCGTCGAACACACacgtgtacacacaggggagaagcctttttcatgtaattattgctctaagactttcactagaaaggacaatctcatccaacactcgcgtgtacacacaggcaAGAGACCGTTTACATGCGAGATTTGCAGCAAGTCTTTTGCCTCTAAGTCTTACATTACTCAACACATGCGCACGCACACGGAAGAGAAACCATTTTCATGCAGTGATTGCAcaaagtctttctctcttaaatGCAACCTCATACAACATTTGCGCacccacacaggggagaagcctttttcttgcaattattgcgcaaaggctTTCAGTATAAAAAAGAAACTCATCCTACACTTGCGTgcacacacaggggagaagcccttttcgtgcaattattgctcaAAGGCATACACTAGAAAAAATACACTCGTCCAACACATGCATacgcacacaggggagaagcctttttcttgtGATTATTGTGCAAAGACTTTCCGTATAAAGCAGAAACTCATCCTACACttgcgtgtacacacaggagagaagcctttttcgtgcaaaTATTGCACAAAGACTTTCTCCAGAAAGGACAAACTTGTCCAACACATGCATAtgcacacaggggagaagcctttttcgtgcaattattgcgcaaagacttTCACTAGAAAGAACAAACTCGTcgaacactcgcgtgtacacacaggagagaagcctttttcatgcaattaTTGCACAAAGACTTTCTCCAGAAAGGACAAACTCGTCCAACACACGCGTACGCACACAGCATAG